The genomic interval ttatatcagcagtgttaaaaacaaagcaaaaacagttttaaaataGAGAAATGATTGAGAGATTAACACATAGAATTTACACTAGTTCACTTtttaccaagagctacatccagtcctcaacaATCATTGAGatttcactaagtaatcaaaaaccTTGATTACACACAACACATcaaagtggtgatcttgaacccttcaagaacacacaccacctttgaCAAATACACCACAGAtttcagaacaacctctgaatCTGCACAACAACAATTCTTACataaatacagtaatcaagagAGTACACCTGGGTACAATCACATATTAAAGCAAAATGAATACAACACAATCATATTCCTCTCTTAGAAAAGATCCAAAGCTTTTAACAATCTTGGAAAATTGATTTGAATGATTTCTCTTGAATTAATTCAGACTAGGAGCAtaaaacaacttatttaaaCTTCAATCagttggtcaaagcatttaatgtaagagccaaaacagttttaaataagttaaaatagattaaagccacttaacaaaatttggTTAAGATTTTcagtaaaacaatcgattgaattggtttgacaataaagtcaaccaaagtcaagtttttcaaatccttttcaaaatacaagtGTAAAATAACTGGTTAAAtcgaaatttcaacaggttgatttttaACTTTCCTTTGAAAAcacatatttttcaaaaggatCAAACAACCTTGAATCATCAATTATAGTGGATTAGCAAATTCAATTACTCtaaacacacacacaaccaaCAACAAGGATCTTCATTcattccacttggatttggagacataaaagcaccttgttcaacactAACTACTTATATCATCTTGTTGTAGAGTGTTAACACATGTTAGTTCATGGATAATACcattaaaggataaaaattTGCAAAACTCATAATTCATATATTCGATATATTTTGATTctttttcaaattgatttttgacAACACAAAAATTTGAAATACGTTAGACTTACTTTTCACAACACATGTTCACGTGACACGAGTacaatcattaataaaaataagaaaccaTTTTTCCCCAAAGATAGAATCTAAAACATGACCACAAACATCAAagtaaattaaatcaaaagtgAAATTAGTCTTTTTATTCATATTGGGGAGGCATGTCGGTGCTTTAACACTTACAAAAAATCATAATTGAAAAACTCAATAAACTCTTTGATAAATAGACTAAGAAACAAAAGTTGGATAAGACTAAGTAAGGAATGTCTAAGCCTTTTATGATAAAGCCATATTTGAAATTTTACCTATGTTTATGTTGTTACTCTTTCACTTATgactttctctttttttttggtCATTGAAACTTAACACATACAACTCACTTTATTCCTTAATTAAAATCGTCTTTCTTATGGTAAGGTCCTAAAGGATAcaatataaagagaaaaaacgttattaaataatttaagtttttgCAAGTTTCCATATAGAAATAGGATTATTATCAATAGCACATATCAAACATCATTTAATTCAATAAATGATTCTAACATTATATTCTCACAACCACAAGTATATCATCATTTATCATTTGCAACTGTAATGACTTGTTCTTTATTCATTTAAACATATGAATAGAAAAATACATAAGAAGCAAATTCATGTCATCTATTACTCTAGAATAAAAAATCCAAACATCCTAGAAGCAAAATACCGCGTACTAAACACATCTTGAAGGCAAATTTCAACTAACTTAGTGCAAATCCATGAAAGAGAACAAGGCAAAACCAATTAAGGCCTGCAAGTACCCATCATATTAGAACTGAACAGAAACTATCACCAAACATGCACTAAATTGCCTAAAAACTGAAAACGTATTTATTTGCAATTATTCAGAAAAagacttattatttttatcttcttaaaaaaactttaaaaaaaataatcacttGATAAAATATAAGTATTGTCGTGCATGCACCCGGTTTAGGGGCGGCAAAGTGGTGAGTGCAGATATGATGATTATTATGAGCGAATGTGCCAACAGGGACCTACAGCACATGTTGCCCATTCTCCAACTCATATTAGTAAACATATTCTTCGGGAAGAAAAGGAATATGCTGCTACCTTTTCAAATCACAGTACTCTTAAGAGACTAAGAGTGTGGAGTTTATTTATCTGTAGTACACATAGGATCTTCAATACACTTTCTCATACACCAAGATATAAAGCAACAAATAGTAAAATATGACAAATTGTGGGTTTAATAATTCTTATATCTCATATGGAAACCAAATAAGATTAATAGTACAAGCAGATTATACCTCTAAACTAGCAAATAGAGCAAAAATCAATTATAAGTATACAAGGGCCATCTTAATCCAGGTTCATATACCTAAAAAAAGTTCATCAAGACTCTATAAACAGATTCATATTTTACAGGTATAAGATTTTGTactcacaaatattttttgtgaTGTATTGAGtgtgggattttttttttttgcaaacaCACCACCCAGTcctcagttttttttttcatcagcaACCCAGTCCTCAGTGATACAATAAGAAAACTTTGAGGAAGTAAAGCCACCAGGTTCCTTCTTCCTTCATTTAAATGAAGGTTGCAAATGTTTTTCCTCGGTGTAGAAATAACAGGCTTCTTTTTCTAATAGAGTTAAAGCTAGACAAATGATGCAGAAATAAATATAGAATTTTGGACTAAGACACCATCCAAGGCAGAGATAGAACAAAAAGGCACATCTGCACAATAAATCCCTCAAATCcccatgtgttttttttatttatcttatgaATAACATATCTGAAGATGCAACATTCTCAGGGATTGATCATTTTGCAGTCTGCATGATTCTAGGCTTCTGGCAACAGCATATTAAACTTACACAGAAGATGTTACAGAAAATATACAATATCTTATTCGCCAAATGTTGGTCAGAAGAACAGTGTCTTATTGTACCAGACcttgatatataaaaaatatacaatacgCACAAAGAAAAAGATGCACCAGCTCGGCTCAAGGATAGTCACTGTTATATGGATTTTCAAGTAGGTTGATGACGTCAGCCGAAATAGCAtacataatttatttgattatgtGACTGAACCCATAATAGATCCGGTTTCCAATTTAACCGGTTGGACATACATATCCCATCCCAATTTAATACCATTCTTTCCATGTATCTCATGGAAAGAAGAAATAACctatcaaatttttaaaaattagtataatcaaaattaaaattcttaaaaGTGTTATTTCTTCTTATATCTATTGCTTACAGTGATGGTTCTTCTCGCATCATGGAAGTTTAGTTTCAAACTCCTAAATAtcgaaaatataaaaatgtatttattttattgtaataaaaaaaatgtatatgtCGTGTTTATATGTGTCTACGTATGAGTAATATTCCAGAGTCTTATTTCAGGCAAACAACTTATGATGATGACATCCCTAAGCATTTGCAGGGGAATTCAGAATAAgcaaaaaaaactataaaattcaGTTCCTCACTAGTGAATAAGCATAAACTGATCCAACATTGATCTACCTTCCCCGAGTTAAATTATGATGACATCAAATGAAAAGACCAGATAGTCAAAGAACCAATTTAACAGCAATTACTGTCAACTATCAGGGAATACTGTTAGGTCTTCACAAGCAATCTATAGAACCTAAGAATTAACCAGATTGATGTAAATATagcagaaaataaaatattcaagaaaTTATTTTGGTCcaaaagttaagaaaaaaatcaCTTCTTTTTCTTAAGTTGTTTAACTTTGGCATTGGCTTGTTCTTTGGTCTTGCGTTTCCTGGTGAGAGCAAACTCTCCGAACTTATGACCTACTTTTCCCTCAGTGATCTTACAGCGGATAGTGGTTTTCCCATTGTAAATCTTGACAGTAGTATCAACAAATTCTGGCAAGATAGTGGATCTTCGTGACCAAATGGTCTTGTTGGACAAAAGACTTGGGTTCTTCTTCATCTTGTACAAGAATGCATCAATGAAAGCAGGTTTGCGTGATACTATAGTAGGTGGGGGAGGCTTCTTGGCGACAGCAGTAGCTGCATCACCAACAATTCCAAGAAACTGCTTGTTCAGAACCTTGAGCATCATTGTTGGCCTCATTCTTCCTGATCAGACACAAACGCAAATCATAACATTAAAATTCGGAAAATCAAACCAATTTGAGGTCACTTACAGATATACTAAAGGAAATGGAGTGCAGTGTTTGCTTCAATTTGGTTTTATCCATAAAAAATAATGGTCAATAGGAGAGGCCTGGGGTAGTTTGTTTAGGGTAAAAGATAAGTTGTTACATAGGGATTCTACAAATTTAATCATCAAAATATAACTTCATGGCGGGAAAACATGGCACTAGCATCCCAATCTTCACTGCTTGAAAGATTTACACTTAATTTAACAGATAGAATTTGAAAGAGAAAGCTGAAGTGGTACTCATATCCATGGCAACCTTGATTCCTAAAACTGACCTGGATCAACCCATGGAAAGCCCCTAGAACATACTCATGGACTACAATCCCTCGGCAATACATGCCAAAATTCATATATTGGTACACCAAAATTTATATCACACCATAATGACAGGGGACCGGAGTAAGTATCCAatcttggttaaaaaaattGACATGGAATTAGCTTCAAGCACAGCCCTGCAGCAACTTACCCATAACAATTCCCCCATCCATACATAACCAAAATTTACAGCAATAAACAAACCACGAAAACAGACCATCCAAGATGGAAGcaataaacaaataaacaaagaaGCCTAGACTGAAAAACAAACCCACCACAAGGACAAACAAATCGGGCTAACAAAGCTCCAAATCTCTGTCTGACCTTCCAACTCAGTAACAGTAAAGGCCACAACAACACAATGAGATCCCAAATTAGGTCACTAAAGCACATATTTATCAAAATGGGGTCACAACACAACGAAAGTCGCGTCACCAATTTGTACGAATTGACTTCAGAATTCAAAAACTAAGTCATTAGAAATTGTTTTGAAAACTACTTTAACTCGTTAGTCCTAAGAACACGAAGTATAAGAAATGAAAAGAATCAGGACCTGATTAGAAATGGAGCAGCGCTAAACAGCGGCGACAGCGGGAGAAGCCGCCGTAAGGGTTGCCGGCGGGAAGAATCACAACCACGGGGGCAGTTTAGGGTTTGGGATGAAGCAGTGTTTTCATTCAATTGTACACAACAAGGACATTGTAGAGTGAAGTGACGAATCCAAATGCACGTTTAGTTTTGCTTCGGCattaaattaaaagacaaaTTATATATAACACGAAAACACTGcaattgaaaattataaaaataaaattttaaaatatagtttaatttatcttttatgtttATTGGATatgttaagatttttttaaaaatataataactttcagaaaaaaaaaaatctctaaatAAATCCAGTGAAATATTATTTCCTCAAATGAACCTGTTTATTGTAGAGATTGAGAATTCAgacaaaactgaatttctcaactgatttttttttttatttccgaTGTTGAAAATCTCTTCCGAATTTCACTCTACATAAAACGAATTCAGGGAGTTTTTAgttcttttgtttcttttttcataaaaaaattaaaattaaacaaaaataattaactaaaaatgTTGAGACTAaattttaattgctttgaaataatgaacaaaataaaaaataatttaagggtAAATACAGtggtttaaataaaataaatatcattttggctgatataaaaaatttaaatgaatgttaattaatttaaaaaaaattattgatgtgCGTATGAtatgataataaatttttttaatattcaaacAAATTTAAAGGAGTTTTTAAACATGTTAAACAATACCTTGAAAAGGTAAGATTATTTGAAATGatgattaaaaatatactttatGATAGGGTAAACTAAAATAGCTACTGTAACTAACAAGTTCTCAAGAATTAACAATTAGGGTAAAGGTTATTCTCTCCTTTATTTCCAAAATACATCACTTGTATAAGTGATCTTTTAGGTTAATAAAACTTGAGCTTAGTGGAGCCCATTTACTTTTACTAATTGCACTACCCTTATTTCATTATGTCGTCATCCATCCATATAGGTTGTTTTTGTTGTCTATTGGGTCTTCCTATGACATTGGGTCTTCTCTAacaagactgtttcttcctgcacctccatatcttattcttccacctccatacacaatatgaaaatacatttttatccttttttgtcACCCCCATAAACTAgattccagattatgtaatccggaacacatttgaaaaaagacttccggattacataatccagaagctaaataagacttccggattatgtaatccggaaagtaataatgcatatgaaaaaaggctttcggattacataaccCATaagctaattataaatttaaaaaatgacttccgaattacgtaatccagaatattatagAGGGGcaaaaatatatggaggtgagagaagaaggtatggaggtgcaggaataAGCAGTCCTCTAACAATGTCATTCGCTGAACATTTCCCTTTGTCCTCAAAGTGTGAAGATGCACGATTATGAATTGGGCTTGTGGGGTTTGGGTCGCAATTAGGGTTTAAGTGGGTTTCACAAGTAAGTGTAAGGTTTTGGAGGTTGGGTAACATGTGGGGTGCAACGACCGTAGGGAACAAAGGCACATGACACTTCTTAAATGCATGACCATGTGGCGTTTGCGGATTGGGGGACACATACGGTGGTCTCAATGGGTTTGGTGGATTAGGGTTTTCGGAAGATGGTAAGTTCATAAGTGGAGTTTGAAACTAGAGTGTCCCCCTATTGGTGAGTGATGAAATTCACTGATGATGCGTTTGTGGAAGTCATGAGCTAAAGGAAGAAAAATCTTATGGCGGAAGAAAAAGCAATCCTTGTCTTGTGGGAAATTGATTAGCCAAAGGTTGGTCGTTTGTGTGCAAAAGTATTAAGTGTTGGCCTTCTGAAGTGGTAAAGTATTGTTGCAATTCCTTTAAAATGGTGGGCAGCAAGGAGAAAATGGCTAGGAACAGTGATAGAGGCGGCAACTCCTAGCGGGAGAGTAAATCAGCCACCACATTAGTTTTTCTAGGTTtgtaaattatttgaaaatcaTATCCTTGAATCTTGGTTGTCCATTTCTATTGGTCTGGTGTTTGAATTGTTTGTGATAATCGTGTGTTGAGGCTTTTTTTATCTGTGTAAATTTTGAAATGGTTTCCTAATAAGTATTGACACCATTTTTTGATGACTTTTGTGATTGCatacatctttttttttttatgagcaaagaatgaaattaaattaagagggatacaaaaggggtatcccaacccttttacataaaCCAAACCACATTAAGAATAAAGAGATGAACAGACACCCCAGAAGCAATAGATAGATAATGTTTGCTGCATAAGCTAGACATCCTATTCCAGCTAGCACCGTGCTCGTATTGGAATGCTATAAGCACTGCAAACTGCAACTACAAAATCATCAAAATACACCAAAATATTGGTTTTCTCCATCACCTCATTAACATTCCTTCTACCTAGCTTGCAGTGGCACGATTGTAGCACTTGTCACAGAATTAATCACTTCAATGCAGCATCTTCCATTCGCTTCTTTTTGGACTTTGGCTTCCCCCTGTTTGCTCCTTTTAAGCTCACTTTTATCAGAAACCAGCTTCCTACTTGCCAGGGTCCATCTCGCACTTAGATTGGTTGGAGTTTACAACTTCGACTTACACAAAACCCTGAACCAGCATACACCCTGCCTTTATTGGTCTGTTATAAGACACATCAAAACAGAATCCTCCATCATGTCCTTAACATTCCTTTTGACTCCCTTGCATACAAGCACATATGTCATTTCCATCTTGCACCAGCTGCAGGCCGTGACAAACCCACCAACACCTCCAACCAACTATAAATCCAATATAGGCCGTATTCTTAAAACTCTTGGCATCTGAGAGTCCTAATTATAACTTCTAATGCAAAGCATTGGATTAAGAATCCAGTCTACGAAAGAATAAGTAAAGGAATGCACCTTGTGCGTACATCTCTCTAACATGCATGGAGGTTGCTTGGAGGCGGGAACACATTTTTTTACTGAAAAAGGGCGATTAAGTGATTGGCCTGGATAAGCACTACTCCTACAGCGATCGCGGATGCGTCGGTGTCGTTAAC from Phaseolus vulgaris cultivar G19833 chromosome 1, P. vulgaris v2.0, whole genome shotgun sequence carries:
- the LOC137814352 gene encoding small ribosomal subunit protein uS19m-like produces the protein MRPTMMLKVLNKQFLGIVGDAATAVAKKPPPPTIVSRKPAFIDAFLYKMKKNPSLLSNKTIWSRRSTILPEFVDTTVKIYNGKTTIRCKITEGKVGHKFGEFALTRKRKTKEQANAKVKQLKKKK